The nucleotide window GTTCTGGGCGTGAGCGTGGCCCTGGCTGCCGAAGCCCAGCACGGCTACGGTGGTGTCCTCGAGTGTCGATACGTCGGCGTCGTCGTCGCGATAGACGGTCGCGTTCAGATTCTCGGTCATGGTATATCGGTCGTGGATCTGTATTGTGTCGTGAATCGTCGTTCAGTCGTGATTCAGCGTCGTCGTCCCCCGATCGAGTGCGGCCGCACCCGTCCGGGCGAGTTCGTGGATGTCGAACTGATCGAAGGCCTCGATCGCGGCGTCGATCTTCTGCTCGCTGCCGGTGATCTCGACGGTGACGGCCTCGGGCGAGGCGTCGACGGCCTGGCCGTCGTACATCTCGGCCATCGCCTGCACCCGGTCGGGGTGGTCGTTGGCGACCTTGATGAGGGCGAGTTCCCGGCGCGTCGCCTCGATTTCGAGTTCGCGCACCGAGATGACCGGCACGAGCTTGCGAAGCTGCTTTTTCGCCTGCACGACGCCGGGTTCGGGCTCTTCGATCACGATCGTCATCCGCGCGACGTCCGGATCTGTCGTCGCCCCGACGGTCAGACTTTCGATGTTGAACTGCCGTCGGCTGAACAGTCCGGAAATCTCCGCGAGGACGCCCGGTTCGTGTTCGACCAGCGTCGAGAGCACGGCGTGGCGGGGTTCGTGGGTCACCTCGACTTCGGGGTCGACCCGGATGCCCTGGCTGTTGCGCCGGCCCTGCGGGCGCATTCGATCCTCGGGCGCGGGCCCTGGCAGTCCACCCGGCATTACAGCCCCTCCAGTTGGGCCTCGGTCAGCGCGAACAGGCCGTTGTCGCCCCCGCTGGGGACCATCGGGTAGACGTCCTCGCCGGGGTCGATGATCGCGTCGATGACCGCCGGGCCGTCGTAGGCGCGTGCGGCCTCGATGGTCTCGTCGACGTCGCTCTCGTCTTCCAGCCGGAAGCCCCGTGCGCCGAACGCCTCGGCGAGTTTGTCGAACTCGGGGACCCACGGATATTCGGAGGCCATCCGGCGGCCCTCGTAAAAGCCGTCCTGCCACTGGCGAACCATCCCGACGGCCTCGTTGTTCAGCACGACGTACGTGATATCGAGGTTCTCCCGGACGGCGACCGACAGCTCGTGGACGGTCATCAAAAAGGAGCCGTCGCCGTCGAAGGTGACGACCTCGCGGTCGGGCGCGGCGACTTTCGCGCCGATCGCGGAGGGGACGCCGTAGCCCATCGTCCCCAGGCCGTTCGAGGACACCCACGTCCGGGGCGACTCGAACGTCCAGTACTGACAGCCCCACATCTGGTGTTGGCCGACGCCGGTCGTGACGATCGCGTCGTCGTCGGCGATCGCGTCGAACCGCTCGACGACGTACTGGGGTTTGAGCGGTTCGTCGTCGGGGGTCTCGTAGTCCAGGGGGTACTCCTCGGTCCAGCCCCGACAGGTCGCCCGCCAGTCGTCGGCGTCGGGCGGCCCGTCGAGCGCGGCGTCGAGTTGGTCGATGACTGCCCCGGCGTCACCGACCAGCGGGTAGTCGGCCTCGATGATCTTCGAGATCTCCGCGGGATCGATGTCGACGTGCGCGATCGCGGCGTCGGGCGCGAACGTCTCGACGCCGCCGGTCAGGCGGTCGTCGAACCGCGTGCCGATCCCCAGGAGGTAGTCGGTGTTCGTGATCGCCAGATTCGCCGCGCCCGTGCCGTGCATCCCGGCCATGCCCAGCGCCAGATTGTCGGTCTCGGGGAACGATCCCAGCCCGGGCATCGTCGTGATGACGGGGATCTCGTACTGCCGGGCGAACGATCGGAGCGCGTCGCTGGCGTCGCTTTTGATGACGCCGCCGCCCGCGAGGATGACCGGGCGTTCGGCCTCACCGAGCGCGTCGGCGGCCGCCGCGACGGTCGACTCGTCGGCCGTGAGTTGGGTCTCGTAGGTCTCGGGTGTCCCACCCTCGACGATGGCGTCCGCGACGTCGGCTTGCGTGACGTCTTTGGGCAGGTCGACCAGCGTGGGCCCCTGGCGGTGGGCGTCGGCCAGGTCGAACGCCTCGCCGACGGTCGACCCGATCGTCGCCGGGTCGTCCGCGAAGTAGTTGGATTTGGTGATCGGCTGGGTGATGCCGACGGTGTCGACCTCCTGGAAGGCGTCGTTGCCGACGAAGTCGGTCGCGACCTGGCCCGTCAGCGCGATCAGCGGATCCGAATCCATCGACGCGTCTGCGATGCCGGTGATGAGATTCGTCGCGCCAGGGCCCGAGGTCGCAAACGCCACGCCCGGATCGCCGGAGACGATGCCGTACGCGTCGGCGGCGTGGGCCGCGCCCTGCTCGTGGGCCATCGTCACGTGGGTGATCGTCGAGTCGTACAGCTTGTCGTAGACGGGCATGATCGCGCCGCCCTGGACGCCAAAGGCCGTCTCGACGCCCGACTGTTCGAGGGCGGCGACGACGGCTTCCGCGCCAGTCGTGGGATCGTCGAAGCCGGCGTCGGTGGGTTCGGCCGCCGACCCGCCGTCGGTCGTCGTCTGCTCCCCTGTCGTGTCGTCTGGTGTCGGTTCCTGTTCGCTCATCGGTGATTCGTCGTCTGTG belongs to Halococcoides cellulosivorans and includes:
- the ilvN gene encoding acetolactate synthase small subunit produces the protein MPGGLPGPAPEDRMRPQGRRNSQGIRVDPEVEVTHEPRHAVLSTLVEHEPGVLAEISGLFSRRQFNIESLTVGATTDPDVARMTIVIEEPEPGVVQAKKQLRKLVPVISVRELEIEATRRELALIKVANDHPDRVQAMAEMYDGQAVDASPEAVTVEITGSEQKIDAAIEAFDQFDIHELARTGAAALDRGTTTLNHD
- the ilvB gene encoding biosynthetic-type acetolactate synthase large subunit, encoding MSEQEPTPDDTTGEQTTTDGGSAAEPTDAGFDDPTTGAEAVVAALEQSGVETAFGVQGGAIMPVYDKLYDSTITHVTMAHEQGAAHAADAYGIVSGDPGVAFATSGPGATNLITGIADASMDSDPLIALTGQVATDFVGNDAFQEVDTVGITQPITKSNYFADDPATIGSTVGEAFDLADAHRQGPTLVDLPKDVTQADVADAIVEGGTPETYETQLTADESTVAAAADALGEAERPVILAGGGVIKSDASDALRSFARQYEIPVITTMPGLGSFPETDNLALGMAGMHGTGAANLAITNTDYLLGIGTRFDDRLTGGVETFAPDAAIAHVDIDPAEISKIIEADYPLVGDAGAVIDQLDAALDGPPDADDWRATCRGWTEEYPLDYETPDDEPLKPQYVVERFDAIADDDAIVTTGVGQHQMWGCQYWTFESPRTWVSSNGLGTMGYGVPSAIGAKVAAPDREVVTFDGDGSFLMTVHELSVAVRENLDITYVVLNNEAVGMVRQWQDGFYEGRRMASEYPWVPEFDKLAEAFGARGFRLEDESDVDETIEAARAYDGPAVIDAIIDPGEDVYPMVPSGGDNGLFALTEAQLEGL